A single window of Drosophila suzukii chromosome 3, CBGP_Dsuzu_IsoJpt1.0, whole genome shotgun sequence DNA harbors:
- the LOC139353000 gene encoding uncharacterized protein has product MSSEELAPINEQDFKDLKERMKLIVEADPKQYHNDFSLRRYLRAFKTTDDAFQAILKTNKWRETYGVEKLHEMDRSQLEKKARVLRHRDCIGRPVIYIPAKNHSSERDIDELTRFIVYNLDEACKKCFEEVTDRLCIVFDLAEFSTSCMDYQLVQNLIWLLGKHFPERLGVCLIINSPGLFSTIWPAIRVLLDDNTAKKVKFVGDEVELCQYLIPDILPTDM; this is encoded by the exons ATGTCGTCCGAGGAGCTGGCGCCAATTAACGAACAGGACTTTAAGGACCTGAAGGAGCGCATGAAATTGATTGTGGAGGCCGATCCAAAGCAATATCATAACGACTTTTCGCTACGGCGCTATTTGCGCGCCTTCAAGACCACAGATGACGCATTTCAA GCCATCCTAAAGACCAACAAATGGCGCGAGACCTATGGAGTGGAGAAGCTCCACGAAATGGACCGCAGCCAGCTTGAGAAGAAGGCCCGTGTGCTGCGCCATCGCGACTGCATCGGTCGTCCGGTGATCTACATTCCGGCCAAAAACCACAGCTCGGAGCGGGACATCGATGAGCTGACCCGCTTCATCGTTTACAACCTGGACGAGGCGTGCAAGAAGTGCTTCGAGGAGGTCACCGACCGTCTGTGCATCGTCTTCGATCTGGCTGAGTTCAGCACCAGTTGCATGGACTACCAGCTGGTACAGAATCTCATCTGGCTGCTGGGCAAGCATTTTCCGGAGCGCCTGGGCGTCTGCCTGATCATCAATTCGCCCGGACTGTTCTCCACCATTTGGCCGGCCATTCGGGTGTTGTTGGACGACAATACCGCCAAGAAGGTCAAGTTCGTGGGCGATGAGGTCGAGCTGTGCCAGTACCTCATTCCGGATATCCTGCCAACGGACATGTAA
- the LOC108007178 gene encoding glycerol kinase 5 yields MSAPPKVTTKPAGEPEDWDSSKDVGSPRDSESGSRSPCFILALDVGTTCVRSFVLDERCVVRGSAVDAVELLNPQPGYFEIEPEGLWRKIVNVITRAVKDANLTPLDITCLTISTQRCTFLTWDHRSGEYYHNFITWKDLRADKLVEQWNNSWTKSSMNWFSYALFLLTRQSRFLAGSVLKLMNGQVTPRLLFEIMHNKKLKQALMQKKARVELLDSWILHKLRTGSSRDKDVEHITDVTSSTATGLYDPFTLSWSPLISFLFGINSKILPRVVDNGYKGFGHVHPSALGPDWANTNVPIAASVSDQTAAMWGSQCFKKNDVKVTMGTGAFLNLITGERCHAAISGMYPLVAWQLKSSARNQGAIYCIEGASHDFGTVVTWAQSCELFENPADTSDIAQSVPDTNDVFFMPAFSGLGPPVNDYRSASGFIGLSPSTTKAHMVRALLESIVFRLVQLIEAAEKETSQKLHMIRVDGGVSRNDFVCQFLADLSQLSVERAKNTESSIMGATFMAGINHGIWRDVEDLKCFRKVERIFEPRPKEYDTIANRMDKWSRTIARFSDWY; encoded by the exons ATGTCGGCGCCTCCAAAAGTAACAACAAAACCAGCAGGAGAACCTGAAGATTGGGACTCTTCGAAGGATGTCGGATCTCCAAGGGATTCGGAATCAGGTTCCAGGTCACCCTGCTTCATTCTAGCCCTCGATGTGGGCACCACCTGTGTGCGGAGTTTCGTCTTGGACGAACGATGTGTGGTCCGGGGATCGGCTGTGGATGCG GTGGAGCTACTGAACCCACAGCCGGGCTATTTCGAAATCGAACCGGAGGGCTTGTGGCGCAAAATTGTGAACGTTATAACGCGGGCGGTAAAAG ATGCCAATCTGACGCCCTTGGACATCACCTGCCTGACCATCTCCACGCAGCGCTGTACCTTTCTCACCTGGGACCATCGCAGTGGCGAGTACTACCACAATTTTATCACCTGGAAGGATTTGCGAGCCGACAAGCTGGTGGAGCAGTGGAATAACAGCTGGACGAAGAGCTCCATGAATTGGTTCTCGTACGCCTTGTTCCTGCTCACCCGTCAATCAAGATTCCTCGCTGGGAGCGTCCTTAAACTGATGAATGGCCAAGTAACGCCAAGGCTGCTCTTCGAGATAATGCACAACAAAAAGCTGAAGCAGGCTCTTATGCAGAAAAAGGCTCGCGTGGAGCTGCTGGACTCGTGGATCCTGCACAAGCTGAGAACTGGCAGCAGTCGCGACAAGGATGTGGAGCACATAACCGATGTTACCTCAAGCACGGCGACGGGATTGTACGACCCCTTCACGCTTAGCTGGTCGCCGCTTATAAGTTTCCTTTTTGGCATTAAT TCAAAAATCCTGCCGCGCGTAGTGGACAATGGCTACAAGGGTTTCGGGCATGTGCATCCTTCGGCTTTGGGTCCCGATTGGGCCAACACAAATGTTCCCATTGCCGCCTCTGTAAGTGACCAAACGGCAGCCATGTGGGGATCCCAGTGTTTCAAGAAGAACGACGTCAAGGTCACAATGGGCACCGGAGCCTTCTTAAATTTGATCACGGGTGAACGTTGCCATGCTGCCATCTCTGGGATGTATCCACTGGTGGCTTGGCAATTGAAAAGCTCAGCCAGAAATCAGGGAGCCATCTACTGCATCGAGGGGGCATCCCATGACTTTGGCACCGTGGTAACCTGGGCGCAATCCTGCGAGCTCTTCGAGAATCCCGCGGATACATCGGACATTGCTCAGTCTGTTCCAGACACGAATGATGTGTTCTTTATGCCTGCCTTCAGTGGCCTGGGG CCCCCGGTGAATGATTATCGGTCAGCAAGTGGCTTCATTGGTCTTAGTCCGTCCACAACCAAGGCCCACATGGTGAGGGCCCTGCTCGAGAGTATAGTCTTTCGCCTGGTACAACTAATCGAGGCTGCCGAAAAGGAAACCTCTCAAAAGCTGCATATGATTAG ggTTGATGGTGGCGTCTCCCGCAACGACTTCGTTTGCCAGTTTCTGGCCGATCTCAGCCAGCTAAGTGTGGAGCGGGCGAAGAACACAGAAAGCAGTATCATGGGCGCCACATTCATGGCGGGCATTAACCACGGAATCTGGCGCGATGTGGAGGATCTCAAGTGTTTCCGGAAAGTGGAGCGGATCTTtgagccgcggcccaaagagtACGACACCATTGCAAACCGGATGGACAAATGGAGCCGGACAATAGCCCGGTTCAGCGACTGGTACTAG
- the LOC108007126 gene encoding ribosome biogenesis protein SLX9 homolog, giving the protein MAKTKRNVRAKAKSVVGAAKQKAQDMQAKLRQDRLLHKTLTPKKTTTKKEKSEAKHKKLLKRFAETRKERKEEQARKNREKTKVIGDLKPLRDALPSLQDIYSMVKTRSKDAAEKAVLTEPEAPLSANEKIRKKRTEMVNRVKSFEKLIKDKNFKRNPREVVASHLRNKYQAMEEDDDE; this is encoded by the coding sequence ATGGCAAAAACCAAGCGAAATGTAAGAGCCAAGGCGAAGAGCGTGGTGGGGGCTGCCAAGCAGAAGGCGCAGGACATGCAAGCGAAGCTGCGCCAGGATCGACTGCTCCACAAGACCCTCACACCCAAAAAGACGACCaccaaaaaggaaaaatccGAGGCCAAGCACAAGAAGCTCCTCAAACGCTTCGCCGAAACGCGAAAGGAACGAAAGGAGGAGCAGGCACGAAAGAATCGGGAGAAGACTAAGGTCATTGGAGATCTGAAGCCACTCCGGGACGCACTGCCCTCGCTGCAGGACATCTACTCAATGGTGAAAACCAGGTCAAAGGATGCCGCTGAAAAGGCAGTCCTCACAGAACCAGAGGCTCCTCTGAGTGCCAACGAGAAGATCCGTAAGAAACGCACGGAAATGGTCAACCGCGTGAAATCCTTCGAGAAGCTCATTAAGGACAAGAACTTCAAGAGGAATCCCCGCGAAGTCGTCGCCTCCCACTTGCGAAACAAATACCAGGCGATGGAAGAGGATGACGATGAATAG